One Niabella beijingensis DNA window includes the following coding sequences:
- a CDS encoding M20 metallopeptidase family protein, whose product MIDEIRALAKQYAPGLIEVRRHLHAHPELSYQEFETSRYIQEQLGAMEIPFEIMAVTGVIGLIKGRNPEKRIVALRADIDALPIRELNEVSYRSVNENVMHACGHDVHTSCLLGAAKILNETKEHWEGTVKLIFQPGEEKNPGGASLLIKEGVLQNPAPAAIFGLHVHPGLEVGKLSFRGGKVMASADELYFTIKGKGGHAAAPNLCVDPVLIASHLVVALQQVVSRRNNPQNPTVLSITAFNGGTTTNVIPDEVKLKGTFRAMNEAWRFEAHQILRDISEGLVKGMGGTLDLHIDVGYPSVYNNEELTGRATILAETYAGADRVGETEIRMGAEDFGYYTQQIPGCFYRLGVMNQERGIVSGVHTPTFDIDENAIELGMGMMAWLAIAADLTKLK is encoded by the coding sequence ATGATTGATGAAATACGAGCACTGGCAAAACAATACGCTCCCGGACTTATTGAGGTGCGCCGGCACCTGCACGCCCATCCGGAGCTGAGTTACCAGGAATTTGAAACTTCCAGGTATATACAGGAACAACTGGGGGCAATGGAGATCCCTTTTGAGATAATGGCCGTTACCGGAGTGATCGGATTGATAAAAGGCCGTAATCCGGAGAAAAGAATAGTAGCCCTGAGAGCGGATATCGATGCATTGCCCATCCGGGAACTGAACGAAGTAAGTTACCGCTCGGTAAATGAGAATGTGATGCATGCCTGCGGACATGATGTACATACTTCCTGTCTGCTGGGTGCTGCAAAGATCCTCAATGAAACAAAAGAGCACTGGGAGGGAACGGTAAAACTTATTTTTCAGCCGGGAGAAGAAAAAAACCCCGGTGGAGCAAGTCTCCTGATCAAAGAAGGGGTATTGCAAAATCCTGCACCAGCCGCTATTTTCGGGTTGCATGTACATCCGGGTCTTGAGGTTGGAAAGCTCAGTTTCAGGGGAGGAAAGGTGATGGCCAGCGCCGATGAGCTCTATTTTACCATAAAAGGAAAAGGCGGACATGCCGCTGCGCCCAATCTCTGTGTGGATCCGGTACTGATCGCTTCTCATCTGGTGGTGGCATTGCAACAGGTAGTAAGCCGGCGAAATAATCCGCAAAACCCCACGGTGCTGTCCATTACCGCATTCAACGGGGGCACCACCACCAATGTGATCCCCGATGAAGTAAAGCTGAAGGGTACCTTCCGTGCCATGAACGAAGCCTGGCGTTTTGAAGCACATCAGATCCTGCGGGATATTTCAGAAGGATTGGTAAAAGGGATGGGAGGAACGCTGGACCTGCATATTGATGTAGGCTATCCCAGTGTATACAATAATGAGGAGCTGACCGGGCGCGCCACAATACTGGCCGAGACTTATGCTGGTGCCGACCGGGTGGGCGAAACAGAGATCCGTATGGGGGCAGAGGATTTTGGTTACTATACCCAGCAGATCCCCGGGTGTTTTTACCGGTTGGGCGTGATGAACCAGGAACGGGGCATTGTTTCCGGGGTACACACACCTACCTTCGATATTGATGAAAATGCCATTGAACTGGGCATGGGAATGATGGCCTGGCTGGCCATTGCAGCAGATTTAACAAAATTGAAATAA
- a CDS encoding S41 family peptidase yields MRVFNMGFIVGLFLLLLTSCGDKNKDVDVPPNPGTENELIADSIYLFSKEIYYWDAIRSTSYETFKPRQYVKTSALETAEATIAKVRSYSTEDQLKEYSYATDYYDSEASSKATQPENSYGFFVKPGWKNRQLAPATPSNFAGWYVTYVFPDSDAGKKGVKRGWKMIKVDNTTLNYTQSTVDVLNNMFYNETTKSATVTFERPDGQQVPLNLTITSFTPNSVLYSDVVQSPKRTKAGYLVYKFFDNLTDSRASLIAAFQKFKDAGVTNIILDLRYNNGGFTLTQDFMANSLAPANVSEGAKMYTYYYNQNLQSGNYTLMRTRHTYSARYYSPDANTITFTKTAGTRGFPITPARLFVIVSEHTASAAELLINDLKPYFNSNIQLIGDDNTYGKPVGFFPIDLFKKITFWTVSFMTKNSLDQSVPFNGITPDYQVYDGVDKSWGDVTEDCTKAALNLIDGNPVQVAATAITSARAAIAAPKVQLKKQYYDNLLR; encoded by the coding sequence ATGCGTGTATTCAATATGGGCTTTATTGTTGGCCTGTTCCTGTTGTTGCTTACATCCTGCGGAGATAAAAACAAGGATGTGGATGTTCCCCCCAACCCGGGTACAGAAAACGAACTGATCGCCGATTCCATTTACCTGTTCTCAAAAGAAATCTATTATTGGGACGCCATTCGCAGCACCAGCTATGAAACCTTTAAACCCCGGCAGTATGTAAAAACAAGTGCATTGGAAACTGCCGAAGCCACTATTGCCAAAGTAAGGAGTTACAGTACCGAAGATCAGCTTAAAGAATACAGCTATGCTACGGATTATTACGACAGTGAGGCCAGCAGTAAGGCCACGCAGCCCGAAAACAGTTATGGCTTTTTTGTAAAACCGGGCTGGAAAAACAGGCAGCTGGCACCAGCAACACCGTCAAATTTTGCGGGCTGGTATGTTACCTATGTTTTTCCTGACTCTGATGCAGGGAAAAAAGGAGTAAAAAGAGGGTGGAAAATGATCAAAGTTGATAATACAACGTTGAACTACACGCAGTCCACTGTTGATGTCCTGAACAACATGTTTTATAATGAGACGACCAAATCAGCAACCGTTACTTTTGAAAGGCCGGATGGCCAGCAGGTGCCGTTGAACCTGACTATTACTTCTTTCACTCCCAATTCCGTTTTATACTCGGACGTAGTGCAATCGCCCAAGAGAACAAAAGCCGGCTACCTGGTTTATAAATTTTTTGACAACCTGACCGATTCCCGCGCATCGCTTATTGCCGCATTTCAGAAATTTAAAGATGCCGGTGTTACCAATATCATCCTGGACCTGAGGTATAATAACGGGGGCTTTACGCTTACGCAGGACTTTATGGCCAACAGCCTGGCCCCGGCCAATGTAAGCGAAGGTGCCAAGATGTACACGTATTATTACAATCAAAACCTCCAGTCGGGCAACTATACCCTGATGCGCACGCGGCATACCTATAGCGCCCGCTATTACTCACCGGATGCCAACACAATCACCTTTACAAAGACGGCCGGAACACGGGGCTTCCCCATCACCCCTGCTAGGTTATTCGTTATTGTAAGCGAGCATACTGCATCGGCGGCAGAACTGCTGATCAATGATCTGAAGCCTTATTTTAACAGCAACATACAACTGATCGGTGATGACAATACCTATGGTAAACCGGTGGGCTTTTTCCCGATTGACCTATTTAAAAAAATAACCTTCTGGACGGTTTCCTTTATGACAAAGAACAGCCTGGATCAATCAGTTCCCTTTAACGGCATTACACCGGATTACCAGGTTTATGATGGAGTAGATAAATCCTGGGGAGATGTAACGGAAGACTGTACAAAAGCTGCGTTAAATCTTATTGACGGCAACCCGGTTCAGGTTGCTGCAACAGCAATCACCAGTGCGCGGGCGGCAATAGCTGCACCAAAGGTGCAGCTTAAAAAGCAGTATTATGATAACCTGCTCCGTTGA
- a CDS encoding glycosyltransferase family 9 protein, with amino-acid sequence MKTAPVHILALRFSALGDVAMTVPVLKSVLAQHPQLQITMVSIPFHAPLFEGIDRLHFYGVDIKKDFKGIPGLMRLARKLKTGIRFDAVADLHDVLRTKIIRRFLGAVPIAVIDKGRKEKKELTRPKNKKLRPLPPTFERYAAVFRKLGIQVQLTVADGLLPAPLRSAATNIPPQPFAVGIAPFAKHAAKMYPAEKMKEVIRQLQADRNLQLFLFGSRTEAPLLQQWAGDAENITVVAGTCSFKEELQLIAKMNVILTMDSANMHLASLYGVPVVSVWGGTHPYLGFYGWGQDPDNAVQTDLPCRPSSVFGNKPCPVHGAAGCMQEITPGMIVDQIKKNLYS; translated from the coding sequence ATGAAGACCGCTCCTGTACACATACTGGCATTGCGGTTTTCCGCACTGGGAGATGTGGCCATGACAGTACCCGTGCTGAAATCGGTACTGGCACAACATCCGCAGCTACAGATCACAATGGTCTCCATCCCCTTTCACGCCCCCCTTTTTGAAGGTATCGACCGGTTGCATTTTTACGGTGTTGATATAAAAAAGGATTTCAAAGGGATTCCGGGATTGATGCGGCTCGCGCGCAAATTAAAGACCGGTATCCGGTTTGATGCTGTGGCGGATCTGCACGATGTGCTGCGCACCAAGATCATCCGCAGGTTTCTCGGGGCCGTACCCATAGCGGTTATCGACAAGGGCCGGAAGGAGAAAAAAGAACTGACACGGCCAAAAAATAAAAAGCTGCGGCCATTGCCCCCTACCTTCGAACGTTATGCGGCGGTATTCAGAAAACTGGGAATTCAGGTGCAGCTCACTGTTGCAGACGGATTATTACCAGCACCACTCCGCTCTGCCGCAACAAACATCCCCCCGCAGCCCTTCGCAGTGGGTATTGCACCTTTTGCAAAGCACGCAGCTAAGATGTATCCTGCGGAAAAAATGAAAGAGGTCATCCGGCAGTTGCAGGCAGACAGGAACCTGCAGCTTTTTTTATTCGGCAGCAGAACAGAAGCACCGTTGCTGCAGCAATGGGCGGGTGACGCTGAGAACATTACGGTTGTTGCCGGAACCTGTTCCTTTAAGGAAGAACTTCAGCTGATCGCAAAAATGAATGTCATACTCACCATGGATTCCGCCAATATGCACCTGGCTTCCCTTTACGGCGTTCCCGTGGTATCCGTCTGGGGCGGTACCCACCCCTACCTGGGTTTCTATGGCTGGGGACAGGATCCTGACAATGCGGTTCAGACCGATCTTCCCTGCCGCCCGTCCTCGGTCTTTGGCAATAAGCCCTGCCCGGTACATGGAGCGGCGGGTTGTATGCAGGAAATTACACCCGGAATGATCGTCGATCAGATCAAAAAGAATTTATATTCTTAA
- a CDS encoding DUF4254 domain-containing protein, which produces MHTAAWIRIFQQSIEAYHKTDNVDTPLQNPYTKGTLEFLMYEKNWIDTVQWHLEDIIRDPQIDPVKALEIKRRIDSSNQHRTDMVEYIDSWFLQQYREVQPEAGARFNTESPAWAIDRLSILELKIYHMNLEATRTDASEAHREACAVKLQVLHTQRDDLSTAIDQLLTDIEAGRKYMKIYKQMKMYNDESLNPVLYQKK; this is translated from the coding sequence ATGCATACAGCAGCATGGATCCGTATTTTTCAGCAAAGCATTGAAGCGTATCATAAAACAGATAATGTCGACACCCCCCTGCAAAACCCTTATACAAAAGGGACGCTGGAATTTTTAATGTATGAGAAAAACTGGATCGATACGGTACAATGGCACCTGGAAGATATTATCCGTGATCCGCAGATCGACCCGGTAAAAGCGCTGGAGATCAAGCGGAGGATCGACAGTTCCAACCAGCACCGCACCGACATGGTGGAGTATATCGACAGCTGGTTCCTCCAACAGTACCGGGAAGTACAACCGGAAGCGGGCGCCAGATTTAATACTGAAAGTCCGGCCTGGGCCATCGACCGCCTTTCGATCCTGGAGTTAAAGATCTACCATATGAACCTGGAAGCCACCCGTACTGATGCCTCCGAAGCACACCGGGAAGCCTGTGCCGTAAAGCTGCAGGTATTGCATACGCAGCGGGATGACCTTTCCACTGCCATTGATCAGCTGCTGACCGACATTGAAGCCGGCAGAAAATATATGAAAATATACAAGCAGATGAAAATGTATAACGATGAAAGTCTGAACCCGGTCCTTTATCAAAAGAAATAA
- a CDS encoding MFS transporter, producing the protein MNHQKKASIFSLTVVVAALGYFVDIYDLLIFGIIRIPSLKELGLTADEITTKGEWILSAQMAGLLIGGILWGIWGDKKGRVKVLFGSILIYSIANICNGFVQNITQYTAIRFFAGIGLAGELGAGITLVAELLPKEKRGIGTSIVAGFGVLGAAVAFLIKEEFHWRTCYFIGGGLGILLLLLRISVLESGMYHRMSETSVKKGQFSMLFNNRERFGKYLKSIFIGLPTWFVIGVLITFSSEFGKQFGIREEIDPGRSIMYAYIGLAIGDIAIGLVSQWLKSRKKALYIYYGLTILSIILYFTTQWNGSAGWMYTLCFVLGFSIGFWAIFVTVGAEQFGTNLRATAATTVPNFVRGLLPLILFLFKEIRGIQGIGYVNGAVITAVIVMLVSSVAVLTLPETFHKDLNYEEA; encoded by the coding sequence ATGAACCATCAGAAAAAGGCGTCCATTTTCAGCCTTACCGTAGTTGTGGCTGCCCTCGGTTACTTCGTCGATATTTATGATCTCCTGATCTTTGGTATCATCCGCATTCCCAGTCTGAAGGAACTGGGGCTCACCGCGGATGAAATCACTACGAAAGGCGAATGGATCCTTTCCGCGCAAATGGCGGGTCTGCTGATCGGTGGTATTCTATGGGGAATCTGGGGGGATAAGAAAGGACGTGTAAAAGTGCTCTTCGGATCCATCCTGATCTATTCCATCGCCAATATCTGCAACGGGTTTGTTCAGAACATCACACAGTATACGGCCATCCGTTTTTTTGCAGGCATCGGCCTGGCGGGTGAACTGGGCGCCGGCATTACGTTGGTAGCCGAATTACTACCCAAAGAAAAACGTGGCATCGGAACTTCGATTGTAGCCGGTTTTGGTGTGCTGGGTGCCGCTGTTGCCTTTCTGATAAAAGAAGAGTTTCACTGGCGTACCTGCTATTTTATTGGAGGTGGGCTTGGTATCCTGTTGCTACTCCTTAGAATTTCGGTGCTTGAATCCGGCATGTATCACCGGATGAGCGAAACCAGTGTAAAAAAGGGACAGTTCTCTATGTTATTCAATAACAGGGAACGTTTCGGCAAATACCTGAAAAGTATCTTTATCGGACTTCCAACCTGGTTCGTCATCGGTGTGCTCATCACTTTCAGCAGTGAATTTGGAAAACAATTCGGGATCCGCGAAGAGATTGATCCCGGCCGGTCGATCATGTATGCCTATATCGGGCTTGCTATCGGGGATATTGCCATCGGACTGGTGAGCCAGTGGCTGAAAAGCCGTAAAAAGGCTTTGTACATCTATTATGGCCTTACGATCCTCTCCATTATACTCTATTTTACCACCCAATGGAACGGCTCTGCCGGCTGGATGTACACCCTCTGCTTCGTTCTGGGCTTCAGTATTGGCTTCTGGGCTATTTTTGTTACGGTGGGTGCAGAACAGTTTGGTACCAACCTCCGGGCAACGGCAGCCACCACCGTGCCGAATTTCGTAAGAGGATTACTCCCGCTCATTCTGTTTTTGTTCAAAGAAATACGGGGCATCCAGGGTATCGGATACGTGAACGGAGCTGTTATAACTGCGGTTATTGTCATGCTGGTATCCTCTGTAGCAGTGCTTACCCTGCCGGAAACGTTTCATAAAGATCTGAATTATGAGGAAGCATAG
- the aroQ gene encoding type II 3-dehydroquinate dehydratase → MHLVIINGPNLNLLGKREPGIYGDSSFESFLDQLKAKYPAIRFDYFQSNVEGELVNALQQYGFEADGIILNPAAYTHTSVAIGDAIASIRTPVVEVHISNVHAREDFRKISHVSAKSAGSIIGLGLKGYELAVNYLQDLKK, encoded by the coding sequence ATGCATCTTGTAATTATAAACGGCCCCAACCTCAACCTGCTGGGCAAACGGGAACCCGGTATCTACGGAGACTCCAGTTTTGAATCATTCCTGGATCAGTTAAAGGCTAAATATCCGGCCATCCGCTTTGACTATTTCCAGAGCAATGTAGAGGGCGAGCTGGTAAATGCTTTGCAGCAATACGGGTTTGAAGCGGATGGTATCATCCTTAATCCCGCAGCCTATACCCATACCTCAGTGGCCATAGGCGATGCGATTGCTTCCATCCGCACCCCGGTAGTGGAAGTACATATCAGCAATGTACATGCCCGCGAAGACTTCAGAAAAATATCACATGTAAGCGCTAAATCCGCTGGCAGTATCATCGGACTCGGATTAAAAGGCTATGAACTGGCAGTCAATTATTTACAGGATTTAAAAAAATAA
- a CDS encoding NADPH-dependent FMN reductase: MSVQKIGLLVGSLRAASYSRKVALEMIRLAASGMKLELIEIGDLPLYNEDLEQQVPPSWHRFREAMREKDGIIFVTPEYNRSVPGLLKNAIDVGSRPYGKSVWNGKPGAVVSVTPGGLGAFGANHHLRQSMVFLNVPMMQQPEAYLSNIAACFDAAQPEAGARLEKFLDGFLKAYSEWVSGTLGNDK, translated from the coding sequence ATGTCTGTTCAAAAAATAGGGCTGCTGGTGGGGAGCTTGCGGGCCGCCTCCTACAGCCGCAAAGTGGCACTGGAAATGATCCGCCTGGCAGCTTCCGGAATGAAGCTGGAACTTATTGAGATCGGCGATCTTCCTTTGTATAATGAAGACCTGGAGCAACAGGTTCCGCCTTCCTGGCATCGTTTCCGCGAAGCCATGCGTGAAAAAGACGGGATTATTTTTGTAACGCCGGAATACAACCGCTCGGTTCCGGGATTGCTGAAAAACGCCATAGACGTCGGCTCCCGGCCTTATGGAAAAAGTGTGTGGAATGGAAAACCCGGTGCAGTGGTAAGCGTTACACCCGGCGGCCTGGGCGCTTTCGGGGCCAATCATCACCTGCGGCAATCAATGGTATTTTTGAATGTGCCCATGATGCAACAGCCGGAGGCTTACCTGAGCAATATTGCCGCTTGTTTTGATGCGGCACAACCGGAAGCAGGAGCGCGTCTGGAAAAATTTCTTGACGGTTTTCTGAAAGCCTATTCGGAATGGGTGTCGGGTACACTTGGAAACGATAAATAA
- a CDS encoding acyl-CoA thioesterase: MAKNPADSLIVMTELVLPNDTNTFGNLMGGRLMYWMDIAAALSAQKHSNLPVVTASVDNISFENPIKLGNSVHIEAKVTRAFNSSMEVHMVVHGEDLVNRYRYKSNEAYYTFVGLDPHGKPAAVPAVEPVTDVELLLFEGALRRRQLRLILGGKMKPTDAAELRALFQM, translated from the coding sequence ATGGCAAAAAATCCTGCAGACAGTTTAATAGTGATGACCGAGCTGGTATTGCCCAACGATACCAATACCTTTGGCAACCTGATGGGCGGCCGCCTGATGTACTGGATGGATATTGCCGCCGCGCTCTCCGCTCAAAAACATTCCAATCTTCCGGTAGTAACTGCATCTGTTGACAATATTTCTTTCGAGAATCCTATCAAACTGGGAAATTCCGTTCATATAGAAGCAAAGGTTACCCGTGCTTTTAATTCTTCCATGGAAGTACATATGGTGGTGCATGGAGAAGACCTGGTAAACCGCTACCGTTATAAAAGCAATGAGGCTTATTACACTTTTGTAGGGCTCGATCCGCATGGCAAACCCGCTGCTGTTCCTGCAGTGGAGCCGGTGACGGATGTTGAGCTGCTTTTATTTGAGGGGGCACTCCGCCGCCGTCAGCTCCGGCTCATCCTCGGTGGTAAAATGAAACCTACGGATGCGGCAGAGCTGCGGGCACTGTTCCAGATGTAG
- a CDS encoding proline dehydrogenase family protein, giving the protein MQEKNTSVSFDNTELAFKYKSEKELKQAKLLFSLMGQPALVKLGTRLTPWAIKNKLPVKGMIRSTIFKQFVGGETLAETAKVAEKLGQYNVQVILDYGVEGGDDGEAEYDHAADEFIRVIDYAATQPNIPFMSVKITGFSRFSLLEKIDGLMHAASGTLIKRYLQVIEQLDPAEKEEWHRVRTRLLRICERAAEKRIGVLIDAEETWIQDPVDALTILMMDSFNKTTAVIYNTVQLYRHDRLQFLKDCYDAAAERDFLLAVKLVRGAYMEKERARAAAQNYPSPIQPDKASSDSDYNAGVRFSLEHLDRIALVIASHNEKSNLDAVAWLQQHQVPLNHPHVHFSQLYGMSDNITFNLAAAGCSVSKYLPFGPIEDVIPYLMRRAQENTSVKGQTGRELGLIQAELKRRKGA; this is encoded by the coding sequence ATGCAGGAAAAAAACACATCCGTATCATTCGACAATACGGAGCTCGCATTTAAATACAAATCAGAAAAAGAATTAAAGCAGGCGAAACTCTTGTTTTCCTTAATGGGACAGCCGGCACTGGTAAAGCTGGGTACCCGGCTTACCCCCTGGGCAATAAAGAACAAACTGCCCGTTAAAGGGATGATACGCAGCACGATCTTTAAGCAGTTTGTAGGCGGGGAAACACTTGCAGAAACCGCAAAAGTGGCTGAAAAGCTGGGACAATACAACGTTCAGGTGATCCTGGACTATGGAGTGGAAGGAGGGGACGACGGGGAGGCGGAATACGATCATGCAGCGGATGAGTTCATCCGGGTGATCGATTATGCTGCAACACAACCCAATATTCCTTTTATGAGCGTGAAGATCACGGGCTTCTCCAGGTTCTCGCTGCTTGAAAAGATCGACGGGCTGATGCATGCGGCCTCCGGTACGCTGATCAAGCGCTACCTGCAGGTGATCGAGCAGCTGGATCCGGCAGAAAAAGAGGAATGGCACCGCGTACGCACCCGGTTACTGCGCATCTGCGAAAGGGCAGCAGAAAAAAGGATAGGAGTACTGATCGATGCGGAAGAGACCTGGATACAGGATCCCGTGGACGCGCTGACCATTTTAATGATGGATTCGTTCAACAAAACGACTGCTGTCATTTATAACACAGTACAATTGTACCGGCACGACCGGCTGCAGTTTCTGAAAGACTGTTATGATGCCGCTGCAGAGCGGGATTTCCTGCTGGCTGTAAAGCTGGTCCGTGGTGCATATATGGAAAAAGAGCGGGCGCGGGCAGCAGCGCAGAACTATCCTTCACCGATACAGCCGGATAAAGCAAGTTCCGACAGCGATTATAATGCAGGAGTACGGTTCAGTCTTGAACACCTCGACCGGATCGCGTTGGTAATTGCTTCCCATAATGAAAAAAGTAACCTGGACGCGGTGGCATGGTTGCAGCAACACCAGGTTCCCCTAAATCATCCGCATGTGCATTTCAGCCAGTTGTACGGCATGAGCGATAATATCACTTTTAACCTGGCTGCAGCCGGATGCAGCGTCAGTAAATACCTACCCTTCGGACCAATTGAGGATGTGATCCCTTACCTGATGCGGCGCGCGCAGGAAAACACTTCTGTTAAAGGCCAGACCGGCCGGGAGCTGGGATTGATCCAGGCAGAGCTTAAAAGAAGAAAAGGCGCCTGA